The Poseidonibacter antarcticus genome includes a region encoding these proteins:
- a CDS encoding NADPH-dependent FMN reductase: MSKIGILVASSNNNQKLGLKLEELALKENCEVELINLVDLRLPLYSTIEEEENGIPETVLDLATKILDLKAFIIVAPEYNGVMPPVLNNAMAWTSRATKDWRDAFNDKIIGLATHSGGGGAKGLQAMRIQFQHLGANILARELLTTYEKPLNEETAIGMIQALKRLSKV; this comes from the coding sequence TTGTCAAAAATTGGAATACTAGTAGCTAGTTCAAATAATAATCAGAAATTAGGTTTAAAACTTGAAGAATTAGCATTAAAAGAGAATTGTGAAGTAGAATTAATAAATTTAGTAGATTTAAGATTACCATTATATAGTACAATTGAAGAAGAAGAAAATGGAATTCCCGAAACTGTTTTAGATTTAGCAACAAAAATATTAGATCTAAAAGCTTTTATTATTGTAGCACCTGAATATAATGGAGTTATGCCACCTGTACTTAATAATGCAATGGCATGGACTTCACGAGCTACAAAAGATTGGAGAGATGCATTCAATGATAAAATTATTGGGTTAGCAACACACAGTGGTGGTGGAGGTGCTAAAGGTCTTCAAGCTATGAGAATACAATTTCAACATTTAGGAGCTAATATCTTAGCTAGAGAACTTTTAACTACTTATGAAAAACCATTAAATGAAGAAACTGCAATTGGAATGATCCAAGCACTTAAAAGATTATCAAAAGTTTAG
- a CDS encoding PhoH family protein has protein sequence MKEKIYVIDTNIILQNLQNLYKISQNKTNHIVIPETVLLELEDKKKLSNELGYYAREFARLLALMKIKEIDYKTGFKVVKLFNDEINIDIISKDVYETVIEQVHLSESNDKRIIETACVARDYYKGAKTIFLSLDVYARTFALFKGIKTETLHDDKSTLPKFGFVKTIELDSSKFNSLNNKNILKIDKEYEKENFSYIFNSSDGNSEYAIIYNDRIDTLKTTDFKALKVKPVNLKQKLFTKAIISNMFELLVIDAKAGSGKTLMSIVSAMRLIDLGFYDKIVYVRNSIESLDKGEDIGYLSGNDEKFRIYNMAVQDTLEFIAKKQLKKSENKDNLQSIETKISELQSKYNIETLWPGEARGRTLSSAIVIMDEWQNSSEKTTQLILSRLDESCMAIVIGSNRQIDNLYLNKYNNGLTTLLKQTNETHPELKIFAIELDKAVRGKFAQFTERIFEKRKD, from the coding sequence ATGAAAGAAAAAATATACGTAATAGATACTAACATCATCTTACAAAACTTACAAAATCTCTATAAAATATCACAAAATAAAACTAACCACATAGTAATACCTGAGACTGTTTTACTTGAACTTGAGGACAAGAAAAAACTATCAAATGAATTAGGATATTATGCAAGAGAATTTGCAAGACTTTTGGCTTTGATGAAAATAAAAGAAATTGATTATAAAACTGGCTTTAAAGTTGTAAAACTTTTTAATGATGAAATTAATATTGATATTATTTCAAAAGATGTTTATGAAACAGTAATAGAACAAGTTCATTTATCAGAAAGTAATGATAAAAGGATTATCGAAACGGCTTGTGTTGCAAGAGATTATTATAAAGGTGCTAAAACTATTTTTTTATCTCTTGATGTTTACGCTAGGACTTTTGCTTTATTTAAAGGTATCAAAACAGAAACACTTCATGATGATAAATCTACACTTCCAAAATTTGGTTTTGTAAAAACTATTGAACTTGATTCTTCAAAATTCAACTCTTTGAATAATAAAAATATTTTAAAAATTGATAAAGAGTATGAAAAAGAAAACTTTTCATATATTTTCAATAGTTCTGATGGAAATAGTGAATATGCAATTATTTATAATGATAGAATTGATACTTTAAAAACTACAGACTTTAAAGCTTTAAAAGTTAAACCAGTGAATCTAAAACAAAAATTATTTACAAAAGCTATTATTTCAAATATGTTTGAATTATTAGTGATTGATGCAAAAGCAGGAAGTGGTAAAACACTGATGTCAATTGTTAGTGCTATGAGATTAATAGATTTAGGCTTTTATGACAAAATTGTATATGTAAGAAATTCAATTGAATCACTAGATAAAGGTGAAGATATTGGATATTTATCAGGTAATGATGAGAAATTTAGAATCTATAATATGGCTGTTCAAGATACATTAGAATTTATAGCTAAAAAACAGCTAAAAAAAAGTGAGAATAAAGATAATCTTCAATCAATAGAAACAAAAATTTCCGAACTCCAATCTAAGTATAATATTGAAACTCTTTGGCCAGGAGAAGCTAGAGGACGAACATTAAGTTCAGCTATTGTTATTATGGATGAATGGCAAAATAGTAGTGAAAAAACTACACAACTGATTTTATCAAGACTTGATGAATCTTGTATGGCAATTGTAATTGGTTCAAATAGACAAATAGATAACTTATATTTAAATAAATATAATAATGGTCTTACTACACTTCTAAAACAAACAAATGAAACTCATCCCGAATTAAAAATATTTGCAATAGAATTAGATAAAGCAGTAAGAGGTAAATTTGCCCAATTTACTGAGAGAATATTTGAAAAAAGAAAAGATTGA
- a CDS encoding FeoB-associated Cys-rich membrane protein — MEEYIIYAIGFLALAFILKKIFTKDGSCGCGGKGSCSKK, encoded by the coding sequence ATGGAAGAATATATTATTTATGCAATAGGCTTTCTCGCACTAGCTTTTATTTTGAAAAAAATATTTACAAAAGACGGTAGTTGTGGATGTGGTGGAAAAGGAAGTTGTTCTAAAAAGTAG
- a CDS encoding HD domain-containing protein has protein sequence MKIQNRLINDTIYNHIEYTKLEDKILQTKIVNRLQFITQNALAYFSYPSITTKRFIHSLGTMHLASFMFKNSLLNADKITKNSFLSSLKKAIEQIIKEENLNLDLKDMVYFDNKALYQFSIPTKSKSHSTAYTVILQTIRIIGLLHDVGHLPFSHQAENALKKVYTKIKNKESNQEILVEKEIEFKNNYEKITNNSKEVLHEAIGKELLSLLFDYELNDFLKKSNDKKYIKLIEKLSLCILEEKTIYGFDFKVLHRFIDSTVDADRLDYVNRDMLASGYITGPNDHIRITKQAVLVQENKKYHLSFFDMSLIDIEHMLEMRFNLYKKVIFNHGIAKTDTLLENVIEYLADKYFKNPKMDEKVSDNISMLWNFHNRDIEKKLDTISMLDENWLISLFKNEYFLIKEKDVLSSEDKKYLYSFEEVLFGKRKFRSPWKNLNEFYNVLEFSTVQRYKFRESFGYIKGNKAKKLQNALDKFITKWEKSEDKLFFAYQIVSFNLGIEKEFSFYDGGELINIDEISTLRKRLKQSMQNTVPFYIYSNKKVLNEEMKKELREILFNIFGD, from the coding sequence ATGAAAATTCAAAATAGATTAATAAACGACACTATATATAATCATATAGAATATACAAAATTAGAAGATAAAATTCTACAAACAAAAATAGTAAATAGATTGCAGTTTATAACGCAAAATGCATTGGCTTATTTTTCATATCCATCGATTACTACTAAAAGATTTATACACTCTCTTGGTACTATGCATTTGGCTTCTTTTATGTTTAAAAACTCACTTTTAAATGCTGATAAGATTACAAAGAATAGTTTTTTATCATCTTTGAAAAAAGCTATTGAACAGATTATTAAAGAAGAAAATCTAAATCTTGATTTAAAAGATATGGTTTATTTTGATAATAAAGCTTTATATCAATTCAGTATTCCAACTAAATCAAAATCACACTCAACTGCTTATACTGTGATTTTACAAACTATTAGAATCATAGGATTACTTCACGATGTTGGGCATTTACCTTTTTCTCATCAAGCTGAGAATGCTTTGAAAAAAGTTTATACAAAAATAAAAAACAAAGAATCAAATCAAGAAATTTTAGTAGAAAAAGAGATTGAATTTAAAAATAATTATGAAAAAATTACAAATAATTCAAAAGAAGTCTTACATGAAGCCATTGGGAAAGAGCTTTTATCTTTATTATTTGATTATGAATTAAATGATTTCTTAAAAAAATCAAATGATAAAAAATATATAAAACTAATAGAAAAACTTTCTTTATGTATTTTAGAAGAAAAAACTATTTATGGTTTTGATTTCAAAGTTTTACATAGATTTATTGATAGTACAGTTGATGCTGATAGATTGGATTATGTAAATAGAGATATGCTTGCAAGCGGTTATATTACAGGACCAAATGATCATATAAGAATAACAAAACAAGCTGTTTTAGTTCAAGAAAACAAAAAATATCACTTAAGTTTTTTTGATATGTCTTTAATAGATATTGAACATATGTTAGAAATGAGATTTAATCTTTATAAAAAAGTGATTTTTAATCATGGGATTGCAAAAACTGATACATTACTTGAAAATGTAATTGAATATTTAGCAGACAAGTATTTTAAAAATCCTAAAATGGATGAAAAAGTATCAGATAATATTTCTATGCTTTGGAATTTTCATAATAGAGATATAGAAAAAAAACTAGATACTATTTCTATGTTAGATGAAAACTGGTTAATTTCACTATTTAAAAATGAATATTTTTTAATAAAAGAAAAAGATGTTTTAAGTTCAGAAGACAAAAAATATCTTTACTCTTTTGAAGAAGTATTATTTGGAAAAAGAAAGTTTAGAAGTCCTTGGAAAAACTTAAATGAATTTTATAATGTTTTAGAGTTTTCAACAGTTCAACGATATAAATTTAGAGAAAGTTTTGGATATATAAAAGGAAATAAAGCAAAAAAACTTCAAAATGCTTTGGATAAATTTATAACAAAATGGGAAAAAAGTGAGGATAAACTATTTTTTGCATATCAAATAGTTTCTTTTAATCTTGGAATTGAAAAAGAGTTTTCTTTTTACGATGGAGGAGAACTTATAAATATAGATGAGATTTCAACATTAAGAAAAAGACTTAAACAATCAATGCAAAATACAGTTCCATTTTATATTTATTCTAATAAAAAAGTTTTAAATGAAGAGATGAAAAAAGAACTAAGAGAAATTTTATTTAATATTTTTGGTGATTAA
- the pdxH gene encoding pyridoxamine 5'-phosphate oxidase — translation MDLTEIRGKYTTKALDIEHLDKNPFKQFEIWFKDAINEEVSEPNAMILATVGKDMMPSVRAVLLKTFDESGFVFFTNYKSKKAAQIKENPNAAALFSWIDMERQVKIEGSVEKISTADSLKYFLSRPKGSQIGAWVSHQSSIITSRGLLEQKFDEIKRKFSKGEVPFPDFWGGYIIKPLRIEFWQGGQDRLHDRFLYEKDEKGSWTITRLAP, via the coding sequence GTGGATTTAACGGAAATTAGAGGAAAATATACTACAAAAGCTTTGGATATTGAGCATTTAGATAAAAACCCATTTAAACAGTTTGAAATATGGTTTAAAGATGCAATCAATGAAGAAGTATCCGAACCAAATGCAATGATTCTAGCAACTGTAGGAAAAGATATGATGCCAAGTGTACGTGCTGTATTGCTTAAAACTTTTGATGAAAGTGGTTTTGTATTTTTTACAAATTATAAAAGTAAAAAAGCAGCTCAAATAAAAGAAAACCCAAATGCAGCAGCACTATTTTCATGGATTGATATGGAAAGACAAGTAAAAATTGAAGGTTCTGTTGAAAAAATTTCAACTGCTGATTCTTTGAAATATTTTCTTTCTCGTCCAAAAGGAAGTCAAATTGGTGCTTGGGTTTCACATCAAAGTAGTATTATTACTTCAAGAGGTTTGTTGGAGCAAAAATTTGATGAAATAAAAAGAAAATTTTCAAAAGGCGAAGTTCCATTTCCAGACTTTTGGGGTGGATATATAATCAAACCTTTAAGAATCGAATTTTGGCAAGGAGGACAAGATAGACTTCATGATAGATTTCTTTATGAAAAAGATGAAAAAGGTTCTTGGACTATCACAAGATTGGCACCATAA
- a CDS encoding rhodanese-like domain-containing protein, whose amino-acid sequence MKLFHKIITSIMLVAFSTSLSLAAPTPTNIKEQSPQGIYLSAVETYDLVKKDANKILFIDVRTPYELVFVGSTPMMDKNIPFTLVSAKKWDEKRKSYAGELNKNFVKDVETALKAKGLSKKDQIIFMCRSGSRSLKATKLMAKAGYMNVATVVDGFEGGKDKKYKQRTTNTGWKNTCPANSWGYKNYKEKMYFPKEKI is encoded by the coding sequence ATGAAATTATTTCATAAAATAATTACAAGTATAATGTTAGTAGCATTTTCAACAAGCTTAAGTTTAGCAGCACCTACACCAACAAATATAAAAGAACAATCACCACAAGGTATATACCTTTCAGCTGTAGAAACATATGATTTAGTAAAAAAAGATGCTAATAAAATCTTATTTATTGATGTAAGAACACCTTATGAATTGGTTTTTGTTGGTTCAACACCAATGATGGATAAAAATATTCCTTTTACATTAGTATCTGCTAAGAAATGGGATGAAAAAAGAAAAAGTTATGCTGGGGAATTAAATAAAAATTTCGTAAAAGATGTAGAAACTGCACTTAAAGCAAAAGGTTTAAGTAAAAAAGACCAAATTATCTTTATGTGTAGATCAGGATCTAGAAGTCTTAAAGCAACTAAACTTATGGCAAAAGCTGGTTATATGAATGTAGCTACTGTTGTTGATGGTTTTGAAGGTGGAAAAGATAAAAAATATAAACAAAGAACTACAAATACAGGATGGAAAAATACTTGTCCTGCAAATTCTTGGGGATATAAAAATTATAAAGAAAAAATGTATTTTCCAAAAGAAAAAATTTAA
- a CDS encoding pentapeptide repeat-containing protein, with the protein MKYLIIVTFLISSLFAFNQEHLDKLLKTNDCQECDLTGVNLSGKDLSESNLSGSDLSYANLENTNLVKANMWGVNLTNTNMQNTNARASNLTGADIINIKCHNTTFKGTNFSNTNFENVKCTNLSIWSATFLETSFENTDFQNAGAAYATFRDVDLSDLNIKGVIFWNAKINDSIVKKEDCIHLKKEEAILKNVECK; encoded by the coding sequence ATGAAATATCTAATAATAGTAACATTTTTAATTTCTTCATTATTTGCTTTTAATCAAGAGCATTTAGATAAGTTATTGAAAACTAACGATTGTCAAGAGTGTGATTTAACAGGCGTAAATTTAAGTGGAAAAGATTTAAGTGAATCTAACTTAAGCGGAAGTGACTTAAGCTATGCAAACTTAGAAAATACAAATTTAGTAAAAGCAAATATGTGGGGTGTAAATCTTACAAATACAAATATGCAGAATACAAATGCAAGAGCATCAAATTTAACAGGTGCAGATATTATAAATATAAAATGTCATAATACTACATTTAAAGGTACTAATTTCTCAAATACAAATTTTGAAAATGTAAAATGTACCAATCTTTCTATTTGGTCAGCAACTTTCTTAGAAACTTCATTTGAAAATACAGATTTTCAAAATGCAGGTGCAGCGTATGCAACTTTTAGAGATGTTGATTTAAGTGATTTAAATATAAAAGGTGTGATTTTTTGGAATGCTAAAATAAATGATAGTATTGTAAAAAAAGAAGATTGTATCCACTTGAAAAAAGAAGAAGCTATTTTAAAAAATGTAGAATGTAAGTGA